The region CCCGTGCTCGCGTATTTGAGCTGGTCCGAAACCGCCGCGGTCGACTATTTCGACAAGCAGGAAGGCCTGCTGATGGCGCCCGCCTACGCGGTGCCGCGCATGCTGGCGCGCGCCGGCCTGAGCCTGCAGGACTTCGATCTGTACGAAATTCACGAAGCATTCGCAGCACAAGTGTTGTGCACGCTCGCGGCGTGGCAGGATGACGAGTACTGCCGCACGCAACTCGGTTTGCCGGGCCCGCTCGGGCCGATCGATCGGGCAAAATTGAACGTGAACGGCAGCTCGCTCGCCACCGGTCATCCGTTTGCGGCAACCGGCGGGCGAATCGTCGCCGGCCTCGCGAAGATGCTCGCGCAACTCGACAAACCGGCCGGCACCGCGCGCGGGCTGATTTCGATCTGCGCGGCGGGCGGCCAGGGCGTGGTGGCGATTCTGGAGCGCTGAAGCGCACCAGTGTCGTACTGACCGATTCAATGAGCGACTCAATGAGCAACTCAACGACCGCTTTGATCACTGCGTCAATGACTGGCCGCAAGACCAGCACACAAACATACGAAAGCACTGCTTCAGGAGACGACCGATGACCCAGCCCACGCACGACCCGCTCTCGTCCGCTGCCGAATCCGCACCTTCATCCGGTGCGGCGAATCGCTCGCCGAACACCGACGGCATCTGGTACGCGTCGTATCCGGCGGACGTCCCGCACGAAATCGACGTCCAGAAATACGAGTCGGTCGTGCAGTTCTTCGACGAATGCATCGCGCAGTTCCGCGAACGCGTTGCGTACGTGAGCGTCGGCGCGAATCTGACGTATGGCGAACTCGGCCGCAAGGCGACGGCGTTCGCCGCGTATCTGCAAAGCATCGGCGTGAAACCGGGCGAGCGCGTCGCGATCATGCTGCCGAACACGTTTCAGTATCCGGTGTCGCTGTTCGGCGTGCTGAAATCCGGCGCCGTGGTGGTCAACGTGAATCCGCTCTACACCGTGCGCGAACTCGCGCATCAATTGAAGGACAGCGGCGCGCAAACCATCATCGTGTTCGAGAACTTCGCGAAGACCGTCGAAGAGGCGTTGCCCGGCACCAAGGTGCAGAACGTCATCGTCACGGGTCTGGGCGACCTGCTCGCCGACGGCCTGAATCTGAAGGGGCGTTTCCTCAATTTCATGCTGCGCCATGTGAAGAAAATGGTGCCGAAGTACAACCTGCCGAAAGCCGTGCCGCTGCTCGAAGCGCTCGCGATCGGCTACACGCAGCCGTTGACACCGGTTCGCCCCACGCACAACGACATCGCGTTCCTGCAATACACCGGCGGCACCACCGGCGTCGCCAAAGGCGCGATGCTCACGCACAAGAACATCATCGCCAACCTGTTGCAGGCGAAGGCGTGGTCCGAGGGGCAATTGAGCGGCGACATCGAAACGGTGCTCACGCCGCTGCCGCTTTATCACATCTATTCGCTGACCGTGAACGCGATGATCTTCATGGGACTCGGCGGGCGCAACATCCTGATCGCGAATCCGCGCGACATGAAGCGCGTGATGATGATCATCCGTCACGAGAAATTCACCGGCATGACGGCGGTGAATACGCTCTACAACGCGTTCCTCGAAAACGAAGAATTCTGCAAGCGCGACTTTTCGAACCTCAAACTCGCGATGGCCGGCGGCATGGCCACGCAGAAGTCGGTTGCCGATCGCTTCAAGGCGGTCACCGGCAAGCCGATCATCGAAGGTTATGGGCTGACCGAATGCTCGCCGATCGTGTCGATGAATCCCGTGGATCTCACCAATCTGCGCGATTTCGAAGGCTCGATCGGTTTGCCCGCGCCGTCCACTCAAGTGCGTTTCAGGAAAGACGACGGCACGTGGGCGAACATCGGCGAAGCGGGCGAACTGTGCGTGCAGGGTCCGCAGGTGATGAAAGGCTACTGGAATCGTCCGGAAGAAACTGCCAAGACGATCGATGCCGATGGCTGGCTCGCGACCGGCGACATCGGCGTGATGGATTCACGCGGCTTCATCCGCCTGATCGACCGCAAGAAGGACATGATCCTGGTGTCGGGCTTCAACGTCTACCCGAACGAAATCGAAGACGTGATCGCGATGCATCCCGACGTGCGCGAAGTCGCTGCAATCGGCGTGCCCGACGCGGTGAACGGCGAGCGTGTGAAGGTGTTCATCGTCAAGCGCAATGCGTCGCTGACCGAAGAACAGGTGATTGCCCACTGCCGCAAGAACCTGACCGGCTACAAGGTGCCGAAACTCGTCGAGTTCCGCGACGCGCTGCCGCAAACCAATGTCGGCAAGATCCTGCGCCGCGCGCTGCGCGACGAGGAACTCGCGAAGCAAAAGCCTGCCTGATGGGCAAGGCGCGCCCGCGCCACCCCAGGCTACCTTACGGAGAGATTCATGAAGCACAGCACGTCCGCACGTTCGCGCCGCTCGCCGGCCTTCATGCGCCTCGCCCGTTTGCCGTCGGACGTCACCGTGCC is a window of Paraburkholderia sp. IMGN_8 DNA encoding:
- a CDS encoding AMP-binding protein, with the translated sequence MTQPTHDPLSSAAESAPSSGAANRSPNTDGIWYASYPADVPHEIDVQKYESVVQFFDECIAQFRERVAYVSVGANLTYGELGRKATAFAAYLQSIGVKPGERVAIMLPNTFQYPVSLFGVLKSGAVVVNVNPLYTVRELAHQLKDSGAQTIIVFENFAKTVEEALPGTKVQNVIVTGLGDLLADGLNLKGRFLNFMLRHVKKMVPKYNLPKAVPLLEALAIGYTQPLTPVRPTHNDIAFLQYTGGTTGVAKGAMLTHKNIIANLLQAKAWSEGQLSGDIETVLTPLPLYHIYSLTVNAMIFMGLGGRNILIANPRDMKRVMMIIRHEKFTGMTAVNTLYNAFLENEEFCKRDFSNLKLAMAGGMATQKSVADRFKAVTGKPIIEGYGLTECSPIVSMNPVDLTNLRDFEGSIGLPAPSTQVRFRKDDGTWANIGEAGELCVQGPQVMKGYWNRPEETAKTIDADGWLATGDIGVMDSRGFIRLIDRKKDMILVSGFNVYPNEIEDVIAMHPDVREVAAIGVPDAVNGERVKVFIVKRNASLTEEQVIAHCRKNLTGYKVPKLVEFRDALPQTNVGKILRRALRDEELAKQKPA